Proteins encoded within one genomic window of Amycolatopsis nigrescens CSC17Ta-90:
- a CDS encoding xanthine dehydrogenase family protein molybdopterin-binding subunit — MNAGLRRPDGPAKLTGAARYTADQPVPDALVAALVGATVPTGRLTGLDVERAAAAPGVVRVLGRADLPPLTEVSAPPAGHVLPMRDDLVHHEGQAVAIVLAQTAEQARYAAGLVEATYAEVTPPLLFGQAEDVVPVGGNVLGEPDERKGDPEDGLAVADVVVSETYGTADRHHSPIEPAATTAWWEGGELVVHASVQAAGLTQQALAVVFGLRPEQVRVHCRYIGGGFGSKGYLWPQVVLAAAAAKAVERPVKLVLTRAEMFTMAGHQPATRQVVTLGATADGDLTAIRHHSSNASARAVDYAEATTHTSTWLYRSPAIETAFRIQRVDRPGPTPMRAPHEGPGMFALESAMDELAYGLGMDPVELRLRNEPEVDPLTGRPFSSRKLVECLREGADRFGWADRPAATGALRDGDDLVGWGMAVASMDTFRSPSAVRLRVDADGHVVIESSVQEIGTGLPAMVRAAAAEVLGCAPDDVDLSHGDTGLPPHGGTIGSMSTMGLGSAVQAAAADVLAKLGAEPGGGRPLADLMAEAGLDELTAEGRWAPEASALVGGRSAEYSMHTYGSIFVEVRVDAELGLVRMSRAVGTYGAGRILNPLAARSQMIGGITWGYGQAVLEESVFEPDLGRFLSKNLAGYVVPVNADIGEIDVSFVDDEDRLASAIGAKGIGELGAVGVSAAVANAVFHATGRRVRNLPIKIPDLL, encoded by the coding sequence ATGAACGCCGGACTGCGGAGGCCGGACGGGCCGGCCAAGCTCACCGGCGCCGCGCGGTACACCGCGGACCAGCCGGTGCCGGACGCGCTGGTCGCGGCGCTGGTCGGCGCCACCGTGCCGACCGGCAGGTTGACCGGCCTGGACGTCGAGCGGGCGGCCGCGGCACCCGGGGTGGTCCGCGTGCTGGGCCGGGCGGACCTGCCGCCGCTCACCGAGGTCAGCGCGCCACCGGCCGGGCACGTGCTGCCGATGCGGGACGACCTCGTGCACCACGAAGGCCAGGCGGTGGCGATCGTGCTCGCGCAGACCGCCGAGCAGGCGCGATACGCCGCGGGTCTGGTCGAGGCGACCTATGCCGAGGTCACGCCCCCGCTGTTGTTCGGGCAGGCCGAGGACGTGGTGCCGGTGGGCGGCAACGTGCTCGGTGAGCCGGACGAGCGCAAGGGCGACCCCGAAGATGGCCTTGCCGTCGCGGACGTGGTCGTCTCGGAGACCTACGGCACCGCGGACCGGCACCACAGCCCGATCGAGCCCGCCGCCACGACCGCGTGGTGGGAGGGCGGGGAACTGGTCGTGCACGCGTCGGTGCAGGCCGCCGGGCTGACCCAGCAGGCGCTAGCCGTCGTCTTCGGCCTGCGCCCGGAACAGGTCCGGGTGCATTGCCGCTACATCGGCGGCGGTTTCGGCTCGAAGGGCTATCTGTGGCCGCAGGTGGTGCTGGCCGCGGCCGCCGCGAAGGCGGTGGAGCGGCCGGTCAAGCTGGTGCTGACCAGGGCGGAGATGTTCACCATGGCCGGGCACCAGCCGGCCACCAGGCAGGTGGTCACGCTCGGCGCCACGGCCGACGGTGATCTCACCGCGATCCGGCATCACAGCAGCAACGCCAGTGCCAGGGCGGTGGACTACGCGGAGGCCACCACGCACACCAGCACCTGGCTCTACCGCAGCCCGGCGATCGAGACCGCGTTCCGGATCCAGCGGGTGGACCGGCCGGGGCCGACCCCGATGCGCGCGCCGCACGAGGGGCCGGGCATGTTCGCGCTGGAGTCCGCGATGGACGAGCTGGCCTACGGACTGGGCATGGATCCGGTGGAACTTCGGCTGCGCAACGAACCCGAGGTGGATCCGCTCACCGGGCGCCCGTTCTCCTCGCGCAAGCTGGTCGAATGCCTGCGCGAGGGCGCCGACCGCTTCGGCTGGGCGGACCGACCCGCCGCCACCGGTGCCCTGCGCGATGGGGACGACCTGGTCGGCTGGGGAATGGCGGTGGCGTCCATGGACACCTTCCGCAGCCCGTCCGCGGTGCGCCTCCGGGTGGACGCGGACGGCCACGTGGTGATCGAAAGTTCCGTGCAGGAGATCGGCACCGGGCTGCCGGCGATGGTGCGGGCGGCAGCCGCCGAAGTGCTCGGCTGTGCCCCGGACGACGTGGACCTGTCGCACGGGGACACCGGTCTGCCGCCGCACGGCGGCACCATCGGCTCGATGTCGACCATGGGTCTGGGCTCGGCGGTGCAGGCGGCCGCGGCGGATGTGCTGGCGAAACTCGGCGCGGAGCCGGGTGGCGGCCGTCCGCTGGCGGACCTGATGGCCGAAGCGGGCCTGGACGAGCTGACCGCCGAGGGCCGCTGGGCGCCGGAGGCGAGCGCACTGGTCGGGGGACGTTCGGCCGAGTATTCGATGCACACCTACGGCTCGATCTTCGTCGAGGTGCGGGTGGACGCGGAGCTGGGGCTGGTCCGGATGAGCCGGGCTGTCGGCACCTACGGGGCCGGCCGGATCCTGAACCCGCTGGCCGCGCGCAGCCAGATGATCGGCGGCATCACCTGGGGCTACGGCCAGGCGGTGCTGGAGGAGTCGGTGTTCGAGCCGGATCTCGGCCGGTTCCTGTCCAAGAACCTGGCCGGTTACGTGGTGCCGGTGAACGCAGACATCGGCGAGATCGATGTGTCCTTTGTGGACGATGAGGATCGGCTGGCCAGCGCGATCGGCGCGAAGGGCATCGGCGAGCTTGGTGCGGTCGGTGTTTCGGCGGCCGTCGCGAACGCCGTCTTCCACGCCACCGGCCGGCGCGTCCGCAACCTGCCGATCAAGATTCCAGACCTGCTTTAA
- a CDS encoding helix-turn-helix domain-containing protein gives MAQKKRRTPARSREIGAVLGEVRTRAKLTERALARKMGCSESKISRMENGARGATEFDVITFMAHCGCPNEEIQGVLALVREDNDSYRLRPHGDQIPDDLGALIAQEATAGGIAAFEPQLIPGILQTREYARALFHAFGITPKEKIESCVVRRINRQKLLRRSEPVRFTFFVHEQAFRGVIGGSRVMQEQLLKLIFETSQDHCVIRVVPEPALVGGIPGGAFRLMRYADSGPVAYVPLLNSSLFFEEPSDVSAYQEVLSYLPRLALSGQESRHWLAELASDYERRADVAEELQRA, from the coding sequence ATGGCCCAAAAGAAAAGAAGGACCCCCGCGCGATCGCGGGAAATCGGCGCTGTGCTTGGTGAGGTGCGTACGCGCGCGAAGCTGACGGAGCGCGCGTTGGCGCGAAAGATGGGTTGTTCGGAGAGCAAGATCTCCCGGATGGAGAACGGCGCGCGCGGCGCCACCGAGTTCGACGTGATCACCTTCATGGCGCACTGCGGCTGCCCGAACGAGGAGATCCAAGGTGTGCTGGCGTTGGTGCGGGAGGACAACGACAGCTACCGCCTTCGCCCCCACGGCGACCAGATCCCGGACGATCTCGGCGCCCTGATCGCCCAGGAAGCCACGGCTGGAGGCATCGCTGCCTTCGAGCCGCAGTTGATTCCCGGTATCTTGCAGACTCGCGAATACGCACGCGCGCTCTTTCATGCGTTCGGTATTACGCCGAAGGAGAAGATCGAGTCGTGTGTCGTGCGCCGCATCAACAGGCAGAAGCTGCTGCGTCGGTCTGAACCCGTTCGATTCACCTTCTTCGTGCACGAGCAGGCCTTTCGCGGGGTCATCGGTGGCAGTCGCGTGATGCAGGAACAACTCCTAAAGTTGATCTTCGAAACCTCGCAAGACCACTGCGTGATTCGGGTGGTCCCGGAGCCGGCTTTGGTCGGTGGCATTCCTGGCGGGGCCTTCAGGCTGATGAGGTATGCCGACAGCGGCCCGGTGGCGTATGTGCCGCTCTTGAACTCAAGTCTGTTCTTCGAGGAGCCGTCGGACGTGTCGGCATATCAAGAGGTCCTCTCTTACCTGCCCAGGCTCGCATTGAGTGGGCAGGAGTCGAGGCACTGGCTTGCCGAACTGGCAAGTGACTACGAGAGGCGGGCCGACGTTGCCGAAGAACTTCAGCGCGCCTGA
- a CDS encoding CGNR zinc finger domain-containing protein, producing MTARQLTGPDGERYSFDPGAFCLELLLTGDPELLTEAGALAEWLAGSRLALSGPLAAEDFRIRPAELDRIRDFRGSMRSAANRLAAGKRPRSGELTLINDSAGATLRPRLVPNSGARGWATPITGVQVLGAAARDAIELIGGPSASRVRRCEGDGCKLVFLDTSRPGNRRWCSMQRCGNRHKVSAYRTRHQAR from the coding sequence ATGACCGCCCGGCAGCTCACCGGCCCTGATGGCGAGCGCTACTCGTTCGACCCGGGTGCCTTCTGCCTGGAACTGCTGCTCACGGGTGATCCGGAGCTGTTGACGGAGGCGGGCGCGCTGGCGGAGTGGCTGGCCGGTTCGCGGCTGGCCCTGTCCGGGCCGCTGGCCGCCGAGGACTTCCGGATCCGGCCCGCCGAACTGGACCGGATCCGGGACTTCCGCGGCAGCATGCGCTCGGCAGCGAACCGGCTGGCGGCGGGCAAACGCCCAAGGTCCGGCGAACTGACGCTGATCAACGACTCCGCGGGCGCCACGCTGCGGCCGCGGCTGGTCCCGAACAGCGGCGCCCGCGGCTGGGCGACCCCGATCACCGGCGTTCAGGTGCTCGGCGCCGCCGCCCGCGACGCGATCGAACTGATCGGCGGCCCCTCGGCCAGCCGGGTACGCCGCTGCGAAGGCGACGGCTGCAAGCTGGTCTTCCTGGACACCTCACGCCCCGGCAACCGCCGCTGGTGCTCCATGCAGCGCTGCGGCAACCGGCACAAGGTCAGCGCCTACCGCACCCGCCATCAGGCGCGCTGA
- a CDS encoding Na+/H+ antiporter — MEILTLMGVLAGSLGLTAFARRWNLSAPLLIVLVALGVSFIPGVPPVELDPELILTLVLPPLLYSTSLDSSFSQFRATLRPIIALGVLLVVVTALVVGFTVHLLLPDLPLASALVLGAVVAPPDAVTAVAIGRRLGLPRRLMTVLTGESLVNDAAALTLYKITLAAVLGTAGSIGHGFLVFLVAAVLGIAVGLAGALLVGLIRRKLDDPLMESTIGIIVPFAVYVTAEHLHPFSSDFSGSGVLAVVAAGLYLGNRSLHAGPATRLQDSSVWASIDVLLEALVFALMGLQLPFVLESVQSNARDNGTLVVCALVVLVVTMAVRIPYVFLSATLPQAVRLFGRERAAPSWRYLTVLSWTGMRGVVTLAAATGVPLVTATGDPFPGRDEIQLFAFSVAIGTVLVQGLTLPTLIRVLKVRDPGEAERDEAEELEARSAAMKAAMAKLDELLPEMLSNLDISEERAEKLSARLKALVETRYRGAVAAISLSAEEREASPHAAFTRARKALLITQRETVLAEREAGRVDDDVVRKVLRELDLEELALTNALTSRLS, encoded by the coding sequence GTGGAGATCTTGACGCTGATGGGGGTGCTGGCCGGTTCGCTGGGGCTGACCGCGTTCGCGCGCCGGTGGAACCTGTCCGCCCCGCTGCTGATCGTGCTGGTGGCGCTCGGGGTCTCGTTCATCCCCGGGGTGCCGCCGGTGGAGCTGGACCCCGAGCTGATCCTGACCCTGGTGCTGCCGCCGCTGCTCTACTCCACGTCGCTGGACAGCTCGTTCAGCCAGTTCCGCGCCACCCTGCGGCCGATCATCGCGCTCGGCGTGCTGCTGGTGGTGGTGACCGCGCTGGTGGTCGGGTTCACCGTGCACCTGCTGCTGCCGGACCTGCCGCTGGCCTCCGCGCTGGTGCTCGGCGCGGTGGTGGCGCCGCCGGACGCGGTCACCGCGGTCGCCATCGGACGGCGGCTCGGCCTGCCCCGGCGGCTGATGACCGTGCTGACCGGCGAGTCGCTGGTCAACGACGCCGCCGCGCTGACCCTCTACAAGATCACCCTGGCTGCGGTGCTCGGTACCGCGGGCTCGATCGGACACGGTTTCCTGGTCTTCCTGGTGGCCGCGGTGCTCGGCATCGCGGTCGGGCTGGCCGGCGCGCTGCTGGTCGGCCTGATCCGGCGCAAGCTGGACGACCCGCTGATGGAGTCCACCATCGGCATCATCGTGCCGTTCGCGGTGTACGTGACCGCCGAGCACCTGCACCCGTTCTCCTCGGACTTCAGCGGTTCCGGGGTGCTGGCGGTGGTCGCCGCCGGGCTGTACCTCGGCAACAGATCGCTGCACGCCGGGCCGGCCACCCGGCTGCAGGACTCCTCGGTCTGGGCGTCGATCGACGTGCTGCTGGAGGCGCTGGTCTTCGCGCTGATGGGCTTGCAGCTGCCGTTCGTGCTGGAAAGCGTGCAGAGCAACGCCCGCGACAACGGCACGCTGGTCGTGTGCGCGCTGGTGGTGCTGGTGGTGACGATGGCGGTGCGGATTCCGTACGTCTTCCTGAGCGCGACGCTGCCGCAGGCGGTGCGGCTGTTCGGCCGGGAGCGGGCGGCGCCGTCCTGGCGGTATCTGACGGTGCTGTCCTGGACAGGCATGCGCGGGGTGGTCACGCTCGCCGCGGCCACCGGTGTGCCGCTGGTGACCGCGACCGGCGACCCGTTCCCCGGGCGGGACGAGATCCAGCTCTTCGCGTTCAGCGTGGCGATCGGCACCGTGCTGGTGCAGGGGCTCACGCTGCCCACGCTGATCCGGGTGCTGAAGGTGCGCGACCCCGGTGAAGCGGAACGCGACGAGGCGGAGGAGCTGGAAGCCCGGTCCGCCGCGATGAAGGCCGCGATGGCGAAGCTGGACGAGCTGCTGCCGGAAATGCTGTCCAATTTGGACATCAGCGAGGAACGCGCGGAGAAGCTGTCGGCCAGGCTCAAGGCGCTGGTGGAGACCCGGTACCGGGGCGCGGTGGCGGCGATCTCGCTCAGCGCGGAGGAACGCGAGGCTAGCCCGCACGCGGCGTTCACCAGGGCGCGCAAGGCGCTGCTGATCACCCAGCGGGAGACCGTGCTCGCCGAGCGCGAGGCGGGCCGGGTGGACGACGACGTGGTGCGCAAGGTGCTGCGCGAGCTCGACCTGGAAGAGCTGGCGCTGACGAACGCGCTGACCTCCAGGCTCAGCTAA
- a CDS encoding MFS transporter, which yields MPPDTSARNWVLPLCWAAVLLDGFDLVVLGTVLPVLLRDHVWGLTPGTASAISTVGLLGMMLGALAIGTVTDVIGRRKALILAVTAFSAFTALCALSPSAWVFGLLRFLAGLGLGGCLPTAITLVTEYARGGKSSSATTTIMTGYHVGAVLTALLGIAVIPGLGWRAMFVIGAAPALLLVPLMLKYLPESLSFQERAKAPASREVVSGLFSGGRLRATIAFWVASFMGLLLVYGLNTWLPEIMRQAGYPLGAALSLLLTLNVGAVVGLLVAGFVADRAGVRRSTIGWFVAAAVFLSLLSVRLPSFGLYVAVFLAGFFVFSAQVLVYAYIGRTYPAANRATGLGWAAGVGRIGAISGPLLGGALLTAGIAYPWGFYAFAVVGALGAVAITAGRAKATEPAHAGS from the coding sequence ATGCCGCCCGACACTTCCGCCCGCAACTGGGTACTGCCGCTGTGCTGGGCGGCCGTGCTGCTGGACGGCTTCGACCTGGTGGTGCTCGGCACGGTGCTGCCGGTGCTGCTGCGCGACCACGTCTGGGGGCTCACCCCTGGCACCGCGTCCGCGATCTCCACGGTCGGCCTGCTCGGCATGATGCTCGGCGCGCTCGCGATCGGCACCGTCACCGACGTGATCGGCCGCCGCAAGGCACTGATCCTCGCGGTCACCGCCTTCTCGGCGTTCACCGCCCTGTGCGCGCTGTCCCCGTCGGCCTGGGTCTTCGGCCTGCTGCGCTTCCTGGCCGGGCTCGGCCTCGGCGGCTGCCTGCCGACCGCGATCACGCTGGTCACCGAATACGCGCGCGGCGGCAAGAGCAGCAGCGCGACCACCACGATCATGACCGGCTACCACGTCGGCGCGGTGCTCACCGCGCTGCTTGGCATCGCGGTCATCCCCGGCCTCGGCTGGCGGGCGATGTTCGTCATCGGCGCGGCCCCGGCGCTGCTGCTGGTGCCGCTGATGCTGAAGTACCTGCCGGAATCCCTGAGCTTCCAGGAGCGGGCCAAGGCACCTGCGAGCCGCGAGGTGGTCAGCGGCCTGTTCAGCGGCGGCCGGCTGCGCGCCACGATCGCTTTCTGGGTGGCTTCGTTCATGGGCCTGCTGCTGGTCTACGGGCTGAACACCTGGCTGCCGGAGATCATGCGCCAGGCCGGTTATCCGCTCGGTGCCGCGTTGAGCCTGCTGCTCACGCTGAACGTCGGCGCGGTGGTGGGGCTGCTGGTCGCCGGGTTCGTCGCGGACCGGGCCGGGGTGCGGCGGTCCACCATCGGCTGGTTCGTCGCGGCCGCGGTGTTCCTCAGCCTGCTCAGCGTGCGGCTGCCCAGCTTCGGGCTGTACGTGGCGGTGTTCCTGGCCGGCTTCTTCGTGTTCAGCGCGCAGGTGCTGGTGTACGCCTACATCGGCCGCACCTACCCGGCCGCCAACCGCGCGACCGGGCTCGGCTGGGCTGCCGGCGTCGGCCGGATCGGCGCGATCTCCGGACCGCTGCTCGGCGGCGCGCTGCTGACGGCGGGAATCGCCTACCCGTGGGGCTTCTACGCGTTCGCCGTGGTCGGTGCCCTCGGCGCGGTGGCCATCACCGCCGGCCGCGCCAAGGCCACCGAGCCTGCCCACGCCGGGTCGTGA
- a CDS encoding glycerophosphodiester phosphodiesterase, which yields MMRKRLGVLALSGLAVLGVVGLGTGPASAGDDAVAAGRGHDGPVIVGHRGAPGYRPEHTLASYELAYRQGVDWVDVDLVPTKDGQLVARHENDITGTTDVAKHPEFAGRKATKTIDGKPITGWFTEDFTLAELKTLRAVERIPELRPNNTIYNGRWQIATYQEVLDLTKRLGRELHRTLGTYPEVKHSTYFASIKNPTEPKLVEILNRNGLNRRGAPVIIQSFEVSNLKELNEVVRVPLVQLTEASGAPADFVAKGDPRTYADLVTPAGLREIATYADYLGPEKNQIIPRDAAGNLTKPSALVRDAHAARLEVVPYTFRNENNFLPTNLRSAGGPAAWGDVFAEEKAFLDAGVDGFFADQPDTALEALRAH from the coding sequence ATGATGCGGAAACGACTCGGCGTGCTCGCCCTGTCCGGACTGGCCGTGCTCGGCGTGGTCGGTCTCGGCACCGGACCGGCCAGCGCGGGTGATGATGCGGTCGCCGCGGGCCGCGGGCACGATGGCCCGGTGATCGTCGGACACCGGGGCGCGCCCGGCTATCGGCCCGAGCACACGCTGGCCTCCTACGAGCTGGCCTACCGCCAGGGCGTGGACTGGGTGGACGTGGACCTGGTGCCGACCAAGGACGGCCAGCTGGTGGCGCGGCACGAGAACGACATCACCGGCACCACGGACGTGGCCAAGCACCCGGAGTTCGCCGGCCGCAAGGCCACGAAGACGATCGACGGTAAGCCGATCACCGGTTGGTTCACCGAGGACTTCACCCTGGCCGAGCTCAAGACGCTGCGCGCGGTCGAGCGGATCCCGGAGCTGAGGCCGAACAACACGATCTACAACGGCCGCTGGCAGATCGCCACCTACCAGGAGGTGCTGGACCTGACCAAGCGGCTCGGCCGCGAGCTGCACCGCACCCTCGGCACCTACCCGGAGGTCAAGCACTCCACCTACTTCGCCTCGATCAAGAACCCGACCGAGCCGAAGCTGGTGGAGATCCTCAACCGCAACGGGCTGAACCGGCGCGGTGCCCCGGTGATCATCCAGTCCTTCGAGGTGAGCAACCTCAAGGAGCTGAACGAGGTGGTCCGGGTGCCGCTGGTGCAGCTGACCGAGGCGTCCGGCGCGCCCGCGGATTTCGTGGCCAAGGGCGACCCGCGTACCTACGCCGACCTGGTGACCCCGGCCGGCCTGCGCGAAATCGCGACCTACGCGGACTACCTTGGCCCGGAGAAGAACCAGATCATCCCGCGTGATGCGGCCGGCAACCTGACCAAGCCGTCCGCACTGGTCCGTGACGCGCACGCGGCCCGGCTCGAGGTGGTGCCCTACACCTTCCGCAACGAGAACAACTTCCTGCCGACGAACCTGCGCTCGGCCGGCGGCCCGGCCGCGTGGGGCGACGTCTTCGCCGAGGAGAAGGCGTTCCTGGACGCGGGCGTGGACGGCTTCTTCGCCGACCAGCCCGACACCGCCCTAGAAGCCCTCCGCGCCCACTGA
- a CDS encoding TRAP transporter permease produces MIKSAEQGAAEPGPAEEERRAAEIAAEHDEERPARRLSRRPDLLVYLVALAAALLVLKQVFFPFSKGNQFYLVIFLGCTLPLVFLCYRPRGRKSPDGRDDPGWLDWALSAVSLVVGLYPVLPPGYDAFLDRQGVLSSVDIVAGALLLVLILEATRRTTGLVLPIVCVAFLAYAYYGGFLPQDWGIAHAGVDFSQIINALYNDASGFYGTPLDVAASYIVLFTIYGAVLNASGAGRFFVDISFAAFKRSRTAPGRTTVLSGFLLGTVSGSGTATTVSLGSITWPILRRAGYPKENAGGLLAASGIGAILSPPTLGAAAFIIAEYLQTSYLTVLIWAIVPTLLYYLGIVFAVEADARRFGAKSVDPSTQNAWKLLLRGGYHFLSLIIIVVFLALDIPPFAAVVYATATAALFALISRLVRRESVLEWAKEMVGALSTGVRGALPVVAVCAAAGIITSTITKTGLGQELASALVEAARAISDNGTVVLVLTVFFSAIAVGVLGLAVPVTASFIIAWVVIGPALAGLGVADAERAMFIFYYAVLSEVTPPTALAAVAAAAITGGSVLKTMWQCWKYTLPAFLVPIAFVLTDNGSALLLQKPLTTVLWVVAVSVLAVAALGVVTGGYLFGEVRREVRVLLVPAALCLLYLEPVPVMVGLGCCLVAVALHLIFRSRQLLET; encoded by the coding sequence ATGATCAAATCGGCTGAACAGGGTGCTGCCGAGCCCGGCCCGGCGGAGGAGGAACGGCGGGCAGCCGAGATCGCCGCCGAGCACGACGAGGAACGCCCGGCGCGACGGCTGTCCCGGCGCCCGGACCTGCTCGTCTACCTGGTCGCGCTGGCCGCCGCGCTGCTGGTGCTCAAGCAGGTGTTCTTCCCGTTCAGCAAGGGCAACCAGTTCTACCTGGTGATCTTCCTCGGCTGCACGCTGCCGCTGGTCTTCCTCTGCTACCGGCCGCGCGGGCGCAAGTCGCCGGACGGCCGCGACGACCCCGGCTGGCTGGACTGGGCGCTTTCCGCGGTGTCGCTCGTGGTCGGCCTGTACCCGGTGCTGCCGCCCGGCTACGACGCGTTCCTGGACCGACAGGGCGTTCTGTCCAGTGTGGACATCGTGGCCGGTGCGTTACTGCTCGTGCTGATCCTGGAGGCCACCCGGCGCACCACCGGCCTGGTGCTGCCGATCGTCTGCGTGGCCTTCCTCGCCTACGCCTACTACGGCGGGTTCCTGCCGCAGGACTGGGGCATCGCGCACGCCGGGGTGGACTTCAGCCAGATCATCAACGCGCTCTACAACGACGCCAGCGGGTTCTACGGCACTCCGCTGGACGTGGCGGCCAGCTACATCGTGCTGTTCACCATCTACGGCGCGGTGCTGAACGCCTCCGGCGCGGGCCGCTTCTTCGTCGACATCTCCTTCGCCGCCTTCAAGCGCTCGCGCACCGCGCCGGGACGCACCACGGTGCTGTCCGGCTTCCTGCTCGGCACGGTGTCCGGCTCCGGCACCGCGACCACGGTCAGTCTCGGCTCGATCACCTGGCCGATCCTGCGCCGCGCGGGCTACCCGAAGGAGAACGCGGGCGGCCTGCTCGCCGCGTCCGGGATCGGCGCGATCCTGTCCCCGCCGACCCTCGGCGCGGCCGCGTTCATCATCGCCGAGTACCTGCAGACCTCGTACCTGACCGTGTTGATCTGGGCCATCGTGCCGACCCTGCTGTACTACCTCGGCATCGTGTTCGCGGTGGAGGCCGACGCCCGCCGGTTCGGTGCGAAATCGGTGGACCCGAGCACCCAAAACGCGTGGAAACTGTTGCTGCGCGGCGGTTATCACTTCCTGTCGCTGATCATCATCGTGGTCTTCCTGGCGCTGGACATCCCGCCGTTCGCGGCCGTGGTCTACGCGACCGCGACCGCGGCGCTGTTCGCGCTGATCTCGCGGCTGGTGCGGCGCGAATCGGTGCTGGAGTGGGCCAAGGAGATGGTCGGCGCGCTGTCCACCGGGGTGCGCGGGGCGCTGCCGGTGGTCGCGGTCTGCGCCGCCGCCGGCATCATCACCTCGACCATCACCAAGACCGGCCTCGGTCAGGAGTTGGCCAGCGCGCTGGTGGAGGCGGCCCGCGCGATCAGCGACAACGGCACCGTGGTGCTGGTGCTGACCGTGTTCTTCAGCGCGATCGCGGTCGGCGTGCTCGGGTTGGCGGTACCGGTGACCGCGTCCTTCATCATCGCCTGGGTGGTGATCGGCCCGGCGCTGGCCGGGCTCGGCGTCGCGGACGCGGAACGCGCGATGTTCATCTTCTACTACGCGGTGCTTTCCGAGGTCACCCCGCCGACCGCGCTGGCCGCGGTGGCGGCGGCCGCGATCACCGGCGGTTCGGTGCTCAAGACCATGTGGCAGTGCTGGAAGTACACCCTGCCCGCGTTCCTGGTGCCGATCGCCTTCGTGCTCACCGACAACGGTTCCGCGTTGCTGCTGCAGAAGCCGCTGACCACGGTGCTCTGGGTGGTGGCGGTGTCCGTGCTCGCGGTGGCCGCGCTGGGCGTGGTGACCGGCGGCTACCTGTTCGGCGAGGTGCGCCGCGAAGTGCGCGTGCTGCTGGTGCCGGCCGCGTTGTGCCTGCTCTACCTGGAGCCGGTGCCGGTCATGGTCGGCCTCGGCTGCTGCCTGGTCGCGGTGGCGCTGCACCTGATTTTCCGGTCCAGACAACTGCTCGAAACCTAA
- a CDS encoding TAXI family TRAP transporter solute-binding subunit, whose product MRVKHWLVLAAMSTSVAMVAAGCGGKQTQDPAAGGQVSCEASDGRITIATGNSGGVYYVLGGGLAQVVSNNSKLKATAAETGASVQNVQQLVAGDYDVAFSLADTAADAVAGKGAFDGKPQQVQALARIYPNSTQVLVRADAGINSVADLRGKRLSTGSPKSGTEVIANRLLQAAGLNPETDVQAQRLDLAKTADGMKAGTIDGLVWSGGLPTAQITDLTTSLKAQVKFLDITPQLDALKQINPVYDRGVIPAATYGQPADVPTIVVPNVLLVREDFPANNACALTKLIFDRKADLEQVHPSAKEISRDIAAQTGPVPLHPGSRQALG is encoded by the coding sequence ATGCGCGTCAAGCACTGGCTGGTGCTGGCAGCCATGAGTACCTCGGTCGCCATGGTGGCGGCCGGCTGCGGCGGGAAGCAGACCCAGGACCCCGCGGCGGGCGGCCAGGTCAGCTGCGAAGCCTCGGACGGCCGGATCACCATCGCCACCGGCAACAGCGGCGGCGTTTACTACGTGCTCGGCGGCGGCCTGGCCCAGGTGGTCAGCAACAACTCCAAGCTGAAGGCGACCGCGGCCGAGACCGGCGCGTCGGTGCAGAACGTGCAGCAGCTGGTGGCCGGGGACTACGACGTGGCCTTCTCGCTCGCGGACACCGCGGCGGACGCGGTGGCCGGCAAGGGCGCCTTCGACGGCAAGCCGCAGCAGGTGCAGGCGCTGGCCAGGATCTACCCGAACTCCACCCAGGTGCTGGTGCGCGCGGACGCGGGCATCAACAGCGTCGCCGACCTGCGCGGCAAGCGGCTGTCCACCGGCTCGCCGAAGTCCGGTACCGAAGTGATCGCGAACCGGCTGCTGCAAGCTGCCGGTCTGAACCCGGAGACCGACGTGCAGGCGCAGCGGCTCGACCTGGCGAAGACCGCGGACGGCATGAAGGCCGGCACCATCGACGGCCTGGTCTGGTCCGGCGGGCTGCCCACCGCGCAGATCACCGATCTGACCACGTCCCTCAAGGCGCAGGTGAAGTTCCTCGACATCACCCCGCAGCTGGACGCGTTGAAGCAGATCAACCCGGTGTACGACCGGGGCGTCATCCCGGCCGCCACCTACGGCCAGCCCGCCGACGTGCCGACCATCGTGGTGCCGAACGTGTTGCTGGTGCGCGAGGACTTCCCGGCGAACAACGCCTGCGCGCTGACCAAGCTGATCTTCGACCGCAAGGCCGATCTGGAACAGGTGCACCCGTCGGCGAAGGAGATCAGCCGCGATATCGCCGCGCAGACCGGCCCGGTTCCGCTGCATCCCGGCTCCCGGCAAGCGCTCGGCTGA